A genomic region of Cannabis sativa cultivar Pink pepper isolate KNU-18-1 chromosome 1, ASM2916894v1, whole genome shotgun sequence contains the following coding sequences:
- the LOC115705915 gene encoding scarecrow-like protein 22, whose product MKAMLLPFEVFQGKRHLDFFTTAVTTTSTTAASDSPPPPPQQTTPKWNTLITKQNCYVGSTEPTSVLDPTTSSSPTRSTSTLSSSLASTSDGGAATGSTDTGGGVAPAAPETPSAAALAEGKCGLGMEDWESVLAESPGHDQSILRLMMADVDDPSLGLNRLLQSGSVSSSQEMEFNGGGFQVVDQGYENLMSSIIDPPSLQGTTCSDFPFNSSSNSQNNNSLSPMFSTSANNLMPASLSPLVFHQQQHQQQQLVHSVDANPQMVINQNQAHLVMPLTYAQLQEHHVMSQPPAKRLNTGGVRSNYQLQKVQFPNSGQELFVRGQEQQLQLFHQQRPTMAVSKQKMLSPGAGAGDEMANHQLQQALIDQLSKAAELIETGNPVLAQGILARLNHHVSPLGKPFQRAAFYFKEALQLLLHNSLALPPFNLVFKIGAYKTFSEVSPVLQFANFTCNQAILEALEGFSRIHVIDFDIGYGGQWASFMQELALRNASAAGVSLKITAFVSPSTHEEFELGFTHENLKHFAADINLAFELEIVSLETFNSGSWPVPLHVSEDEAIAVNLPITSLSSCPLSLPLVLRFLNQLSPKVVVSLERGSDRTDVPFPHQIIHAFHSYSGLIESLDAVNVNLEALQKIEKFLLQPRIEKLVLNRHRSPETTPPWRSSFLNSGFSPAVFSNFTESQAECLVQRTPVRGFHVEKKQSSLSLCWQRKELISVSAWRC is encoded by the coding sequence ATGAAGGCCATGCTCCTACCCTTTGAGGTGTTTCAAGGGAAGAGGCATTTAGATTTCTTCACTACTGCTGTTACTACTACTTCGACTACTGCTGCTTCAGattcaccaccaccaccaccacagcAAACGACACCAAAGTGGAACACTCTAATCACCAAACAGAATTGCTATGTGGGCAGCACTGAGCCCACCTCTGTTCTCGACCCTACAACTAGCTCAAGTCCTACCAGATCCACCTCAACACTGTCTTCCTCGCTCGCCAGCACCAGCGACGGCGGCGCCGCAACCGGCTCCACAGACACCGGCGGCGGCGTGGCGCCAGCAGCCCCCGAGACCCCATCGGCAGCAGCATTAGCGGAGGGAAAATGTGGGCTTGGAATGGAGGACTGGGAGAGCGTGTTAGCTGAGTCACCGGGTCATGACCAGTCCATTTTGAGGTTGATGATGGCGGATGTTGATGACCCATCTCTGGGATTGAACAGGCTTTTGCAGAGCGGGAGTGTCTCCTCATCCCAAGAAATGGAATTCAATGGAGGAGGTTTCCAAGTGGTGGATCAAGGGTATGAGAATTTGATGAGCAGCATTATTGACCCTCCTTCTCTACAAGGAACAACTTGTTCTGATTTCCCTTTTAATAGCTCATCCAATTCACAAAACAACAATTCTTTGAGTCCCATGTTTTCGACTTCAGCTAACAATTTAATGCCAGCTTCGCTTTCTCCTTTAGTATTTCATCAACAACAGCATCAGCAGCAGCAGTTGGTCCACTCTGTGGATGCCAATCCTCAAATGGTGATAAACCAGAACCAAGCTCATTTGGTAATGCCTTTAACATATGCTCAATTGCAAGAGCACCACGTTATGTCTCAACCCCCGGCGAAGAGGCTGAATACTGGTGGGGTTAGGTCTAATTATCAGCTCCAAAAGGTTCAGTTTCCGAATTCAGGGCAAGAGCTCTTTGTTCGTGGACAGGAACAGCAGCTTCAATTGTTCCATCAGCAGAGGCCAACCATGGCTGTGTCAAAGCAGAAAATGTTGAGCCCAGGAGCAGGAGCGGGAGACGAAATGGCGAACCACCAGCTTCAGCAGGCTTTGATTGACCAACTTTCAAAGGCTGCTGAGCTTATAGAAACCGGAAATCCGGTACTCGCGCAAGGGATATTGGCGCGGCTCAATCACCATGTCTCTCCTCTTGGTAAGCCTTTCCAACGGGCTGCTTTCTATTTCAAGGAGGCCTTACAGTTGCTCCTTCACAACTCATTGGCTTTGCCACCCTTCAATCTCGTTTTCAAGATTGGAGCTTACAAAACTTTTTCTGAAGTCTCACCGGTTCTTCAGTTTGCCAATTTCACTTGTAACCAGGCCATTTTAGAAGCCTTGGAAGGCTTTAGTAGAATTCATGTTATTGATTTTGATATTGGATATGGTGGGCAATGGGCCTCTTTTATGCAAGAGCTGGCCTTAAGGAATGCTAGTGCTGCAGGTGTTTCTCTTAAGATAACTGCTTTTGTCTCCCCATCCACACATGAAGAATTCGAGCTTGGTTTTACTCACGAAAACTTGAAACATTTTGCTGCTGATATCAACTTGGCCTTTGAGCTCGAAATTGTAAGCCTGGAAACGTTCAACTCTGGTTCTTGGCCAGTGCCTCTTCACGTCTCAGAGGATGAGGCAATTGCGGTAAATCTCCCAATTACCTCTCTTTCCAGCTGCCCTTTATCCCTTCCTTTGGTCCTCCGCTTTCTGAACCAGCTCTCCCCAAAAGTTGTGGTCTCATTAGAAAGAGGGTCTGATCGAACAGATGTTCCATTCCCACACCAAATCATTCACGCTTTTCACTCTTATTCAGGCCTTATTGAATCACTTGATGCAGTTAATGTCAACCTAGAGGCCCTGCAAAAGATTGAGAAGTTCCTACTTCAACCAAGAATCGAGAAACTCGTGCTGAATCGCCACCGTTCTCCTGAAACAACACCTCCATGGAGATCTTCATTTTTGAATTCCGGGTTTTCCCCAGCTGTATTCAGTAACTTCACTGAATCCCAAGCTGAGTGTTTGGTGCAGCGGACTCCGGTTAGGGGCTTCCATGTTGAGAAGAAACAGTCTTCACTTTCCCTTTGCTGGCAGCGAAAGGAGCTTATCTCTGTCTCAGCATGGAGGTGTTGA